One segment of uncultured Tolumonas sp. DNA contains the following:
- a CDS encoding AAA family ATPase: MYKAFFSLTENPFSISPNPKYLYMSDRHTEALTHLVYGLRDGGGFVLLTGEVGTGKTTVSRCLRQQLPEDTDLAFILNPSLSTEELLASVCDAFQLTYSQPATLKVLFDSLHHFLLQNHQAGRRTLLVIDEAQHLMPEVLEQLRLLTNLETDDAKLLQIVLIGQPELQQLLRQPLLRQLAQRITARYHLLPLDLNDVDSYVRFRLQVAGCLQPIFTPSAIRALHRLSGGIPRVINLICERALLGAYAAGRERINEKLLAQAAYEATGVRDEGSTGAVFAFSLAGMLMLAAGWFSWQQWGFLPKHPVKKVTVQVALPPDAKLVKRFDQAIAEASYEDQAVQQLYRVWGFETAIDEARCDNAQRARLGCVQGQASLDDIIKLNYPVVARLTAKPGQDLYAVILHVADGQADVLLGSDRWQVSQEWLNKVWGKDYTALWQLPESNNKVISKRSGPADVLWLETVVSQALHQPPRNKLSRFDTQLATKVRQFQKQEGLTADGVAGEQTLLRLVVRSRESVPRLNGRIPAQQTINNASDSAETDSAETEGGAS; this comes from the coding sequence ATGTATAAAGCCTTTTTTAGTCTGACGGAAAATCCGTTTTCGATATCGCCGAATCCTAAATACCTCTATATGAGTGATCGCCATACCGAAGCGTTGACACATTTAGTCTACGGTTTACGTGATGGTGGTGGATTTGTTTTGTTGACCGGTGAAGTTGGTACCGGGAAGACCACCGTGTCGCGCTGTTTACGGCAACAATTGCCAGAGGATACCGATCTGGCGTTTATTCTAAACCCCTCGTTATCGACGGAAGAGCTACTGGCTTCTGTCTGTGATGCTTTCCAGCTCACTTATTCTCAGCCTGCAACGTTAAAAGTATTGTTTGATTCTTTGCATCATTTTCTCTTACAAAATCATCAAGCCGGACGGCGAACACTGCTGGTGATTGATGAAGCACAGCATCTGATGCCAGAAGTGCTTGAACAATTACGCTTATTAACCAATTTAGAAACCGATGATGCCAAATTGCTGCAGATCGTGCTGATAGGTCAGCCGGAGTTGCAACAACTGCTTCGGCAACCGCTATTACGACAATTAGCGCAGCGCATTACGGCCCGTTATCACCTGTTACCGTTAGATCTGAATGACGTGGATTCGTATGTTCGCTTTCGTCTGCAGGTTGCCGGCTGTCTGCAACCGATCTTTACGCCATCGGCGATCAGAGCGTTACACCGCTTAAGCGGTGGCATTCCGCGGGTGATCAATTTGATCTGTGAACGCGCCTTACTGGGTGCCTATGCGGCTGGGCGCGAGCGGATCAATGAGAAATTACTGGCACAAGCGGCCTATGAAGCGACGGGTGTGCGCGACGAAGGCAGTACCGGCGCAGTATTCGCTTTTTCACTGGCGGGCATGCTGATGTTGGCCGCGGGTTGGTTTAGCTGGCAGCAGTGGGGATTTTTACCCAAACATCCGGTGAAAAAGGTAACGGTGCAAGTCGCTTTACCGCCAGATGCCAAATTAGTGAAACGTTTTGATCAAGCTATTGCTGAAGCCAGTTATGAAGATCAGGCTGTTCAACAGTTATATCGGGTCTGGGGTTTTGAAACCGCTATTGACGAGGCGCGGTGTGACAATGCACAACGCGCTCGATTAGGCTGTGTGCAAGGCCAAGCCTCACTCGATGATATTATTAAGTTGAATTATCCGGTGGTGGCTCGTTTGACAGCGAAACCCGGACAGGATCTTTACGCAGTAATTCTGCATGTTGCTGATGGTCAGGCTGATGTATTACTCGGTAGTGATCGTTGGCAAGTATCGCAAGAATGGCTCAATAAAGTGTGGGGAAAAGATTACACCGCGCTGTGGCAACTGCCAGAAAGTAATAATAAAGTTATTTCAAAACGCAGTGGCCCAGCGGATGTGTTGTGGTTGGAAACCGTGGTGAGTCAGGCATTACATCAACCACCGCGGAATAAATTATCGCGCTTTGATACACAACTGGCGACTAAGGTGCGTCAGTTTCAGAAACAAGAAGGGCTGACGGCTGATGGTGTTGCCGGTGAGCAAACACTGTTACGGCTGGTGGTGCGTAGCCGAGAATCAGTACCGCGTCTGAATGGCCGCATTCCGGCTCAGCAAACAATAAATAACGCCAGCGATAGTGCAGAAACAGATAGCGCAGAAACTGAAGGAGGAGCCAGCTAA